The Oncorhynchus masou masou isolate Uvic2021 chromosome 6, UVic_Omas_1.1, whole genome shotgun sequence genome has a window encoding:
- the LOC135542319 gene encoding calcium/calmodulin-dependent protein kinase II inhibitor 2-like — translation MSEVLQDEMSHYGNEDDEGHLSFTCRLQDTNNFFSGSQGGKRPPKLGQIGRSKRVVEDESGVDEAQKNGTEKTQTEA, via the exons ATGTCGGAAGTACTACAAGACGAAATGAGTCATTATGGAAATGAGGACGATGAGGGACACCTTTCCTTCACCTGTCGCCTCCAAGACACCAACAACTTCTTCAGCGGCTCGCAGGGGGGCAAACGCCCGCCCAAACTTGGACAGATAGGCAGAAGCAAACGAG TCGTCGAGGATGAGAGCGGCGTTGATGAGGCACAGAAAAACGGGACAGAGAAAACACAGACAGAGGcttaa